In Myotis daubentonii chromosome 6, mMyoDau2.1, whole genome shotgun sequence, a genomic segment contains:
- the PEX6 gene encoding peroxisome biogenesis factor 6 isoform X1: MALAVLRVLEPFPNETPPLAVLLPPGGPWPAAGHGLVLALRPAGESPVGPALLVAALEGAGAGVEEQGPGPPQLLVSRALLRLLALGSGARVRARPVRRPPALGWALLGTWPGPGLGPRIGPLLVRRGEALPVPGPRVLETRPALQGLLGPGTRLAVTELRGRSRPGPETGDGSRPPPPPLVSSFAVSGAVRRLRGVLGGTGESLGVSRSCLRSLGLFQGEWVWVTPAGASSKASQPRLARVQVLEPRWDLSERLGPGSGPVGEPLADGLALVPATLAFNLGCDLLEVGELRIQRYSEGSSAPEDKGSCSMLPGPPYAKELHIEIVSSPHYSTSGNYDHVLYRHFQTPRAVQEGDVLCVPTVGQVETLEGSPEKLPRWQEMFFKVKKTVGEAPDGPTSAYLADTTHTSLYLVGSTLSPVPRVPSGESSLWGSLSPPGLEALVTELCAALKPRLQPGGALLTGTGSVLLRGPPGSGKTTAVAAACSRLGLHLLKVPCSSLCADSSGAVETKLQATFSRARRCRPVVLLLTALDLLGRDRDGLGEDTRVVATLRRLLLDEDPLASCPPLMVVATTSRARDLPADVQTAFPHELEVPVLSEGQRLSILQALTARLPLGQEVDLAQLARRCAGFVVGDLCALLTYSSRAACTRIRNSGLAGGLSEEDERELCAAGFPLLAEDFGQALEQLQSAHSQAIGAPKIPSVSWHDVGGLQEVKKEILETIQLPLEHPELLSLGLRRSGLLLHGPPGTGKTLLAKAVATECSLTFLSVKGPELINMYVGQSEENVREVFARARAAAPCIIFFDELDSLAPSRGRSGDSGGVMDRVVSQLLAELDGLHSTQDVFVIGATNRPDLLDPALLRPGRFDKLVFMGVSEDRASQLRVLSAITRKFKLEPSVSLVTVLDHCPPQLTGADLYSLCSDAMTAALKRRVRDLEEGLEPRSSALLLTMEDLLQAAARLEPSVSEQELLRYKRIQRKFAAC, from the exons ATGGCGCTGGCCGTCTTGCGGGTCCTGGAGCCCTTCCCGAACGAGACACCCCCGTTGGCCGTGCTGCTGCCGCCCGGGGGCCCGTGGCCTGCGGCGGGGCACggcctggtgctggccctgcgGCCCGCCGGCGAGAGCCCGGTGGGGCCGGCGCTGCTGGTGGCGGCCCTGGAGGGAGCGGGCGCGGGGGTCGAGGAGCAGGGGCCCGGGCCCCCGCAGCTGCTGGTGAGCCGCGCGCTGCTGCGGCTCCTGGCGCTGGGCTCCGGGGCGCGGGTGCGGGCGCGGCCGGTGCGGCGGCCCCCGGCGCTGGGCTGGGCGTTGCTTGGTACTTGGCCGGGGCCCGGGCTCGGACCGCGGATCGGGCCGCTGCTGGTGAGGCGCGGGGAGGCCCTGCCCGTGCCCGGGCCGCGGGTGCTGGAGACGCGGCCGGCGCTGCAAGGGCTGCTGGGCCCGGGGACGCGCCTGGCGGTGACTGAGCTCCGAGGGCGGTCCAGACCGGGCCCGGAGACGGGGGACggcagccggcccccacccccgcccttggTGTCCTCCTTCGCGGTTTCCGGCGCAGTCCGGCGACTCCGGGGCGTCCTAGGGGGGACTGGAGAGTCCCTGGGGGTGAGCCGGAGTTGTCTCCGGAGCCTCGGCCTCTTCCAGGGCGAGTGGGTGTGGGTGACCCCGGCCGGAGCGTCCTCGAAGGCTTCCCAGCCCCGCTTGGCCCGGGTGCAGGTCCTGGAGCCGCGCTGGGACCTTTCTGAGCGGCTGGGACCCGGCTCTGGGCCGGTGGGAGAGCCCCTCGCCGATGGACTGGCCCTCGTGCCTGCCACTCTGGCTTTTAACCTCggctgtgacctcctggaagtGGGAGAGCTCAGAATCCAG AGATACTCGGAAGGCTCCAGCGCCCCTGAAGACAAAGGAAGCTGCTCGATGCTGCCTGGGCCTCCGTATGCCAAAGAGTTACACATCGAAATTGTGTCCTCTCCCCACTACAGCACGAGTGGGAATTATGACCACGTTCTGTATCGGCACTTTCAGACACCCAG GGCAGTCCAGGAAGGGGATGTTCTGTGTGTGCCAACAGTTGGGCAAGTAGAGACCCTGGAAGGAAGCCCAGAGAAACTGCCCAG GTGGCAGGAGATGTTCTTTAAAGTGAAGAAAACAGTTGGGGAAGCTCCAGATGGGCCAACCAGCGCCTACTTGGCCGACACCACCCATACCTCCTTGTACTTG GTGGGTTCTACCCTGAGCCCTGTTCCACGGGTCCCGTCGGGAGAATCCAGTCTCTGGGGCAGCTTATCTCCTCCGGGCCTGGAGGCCTTGGTGACCGAGCTGTGTGCTGCCCTGAAACCTCGCCTCCAGCCAGG GGGTGCCCTGCTGACGGGAACTGGCAGCGTCCTTCTACGGGGCCCCCCGGGCAGTGGGAAGACcacagcagtggctgctgcctgcaGCCGCCTCGGGCTCCACTTGCTGAAG GTGCCCTGCTCCAGCCTCTGTGCAGACAGCAGCGGGGCTGTGGAGACAAAGCTGCAGGCCACCTTCTCCCGGGCCCGGCGCTGCCGGCCTGTGGTTCTGTTGCTGACAGCCTTGGACCTTCTGGGCCGGGATCGCGACGGGCTGGGTGAGGACACCCGTGTGGTGGCCACGCTGCGTCGCCTCCTCCTTGATGAGGACCCCCTCGCCAG CTGCCCTCCACTGATGGTTGTAGCCACCACAAGCCGGGCCCGGGACCTGCCTGCTGACGTGCAGACAGCATTTCCGCATGAGCTGGAGGTGCCTGTGCTGTCAGAGGGGCAACGGCTGAGCATCCTGCAGGCCCTCACTGCCCGCCTGCCCCTGGGCCAAGAGGTGGACCTAGCACAGCTGGCTCGGCGGTGTGCA GGCTTTGTGGTAGGAGATCTCTGTGCCCTTTTGACTTACAGCAGCCGGGCAGCTTGCACCAGGATCAGGAACTCTGG TTTGGCCGGCGGCCTGAGTGAGGAGGATGAGCGGGAGCTGTGTGCTGCCGGCTTTCCGCTCCTGGCGGAGGACTTCGGGCAGGCCCTGGAGCAGCTGCAGTCAGCTCACTCCCAGGCCATCGGAGCCCCTAAG ATCCCCTCGGTGTCCTGGCACGATGTGGGCGGGCTGCAGGAGGTGAAGAAGGAGATCCTGGAGACCATCCAGCTCCCTCTAGAGCACCCTGAGCTGCTGAGCCTGGGCCTGAGGCGCTCAGGCCTCCTGCTCCACgggcctcctggcaccggcaAGACCCTCCTGGCCAAGGCAGTGGCCACTGAGTGCAGCCTTACCTTCCTCAG CGTGAAGGGGCCAGAGCTCATCAACATGTACGTGGGCCAGAGTGAGGAGAACGTCCGGGAAG TGTttgccagggccagggccgcgGCTCCCTGCATTATCTTCTTTGACGAACTGGACTCCTTGGCCCCAAGCCGGGGGCGAAGCGGAGACTCTGGAGGTGTGATGGACAG GGTGGTgtcccagctgctggctgagcTGGACGGGCTTCACAGCACTCAGGACGTGTTTGTGATCGGAGCCACCAACAGACCAGACCTCCTGGACCCTGCCCTCCTGCGGCCTGGCAG ATTTGACAAGCTGGTGTTTATGGGGGTGAGCGAGGACCGTGCCTCCCAGCTCCGTGTTCTGAGCGCCATCACACGCAA ATTCAAGTTGGAGCCCTCCGTGAGCTTGGTGACTGTGCTGgaccactgccctccccagctgaccGGTGCGGACCTCTACTCCCTCTGTTCTGATGCCATGACAGCTGCCCTCAAACGCAGGGTTCGGGACCTGGAGGAAG ggctggagcccaggagcTCAGCACTGCTGCTCACCATGGAGGACCTGCTGCAGGCCGCCGCCCGCCTGGAGCCCTCCGTCAGTGAGCAGGAACTGCTCCGCTACAAGCGCATCCAGCGCAAGTTTGCCGCCTGCTAG
- the PEX6 gene encoding peroxisome biogenesis factor 6 isoform X2, with translation MALAVLRVLEPFPNETPPLAVLLPPGGPWPAAGHGLVLALRPAGESPVGPALLVAALEGAGAGVEEQGPGPPQLLVSRALLRLLALGSGARVRARPVRRPPALGWALLGTWPGPGLGPRIGPLLVRRGEALPVPGPRVLETRPALQGLLGPGTRLAVTELRGRSRPGPETGDGSRPPPPPLVSSFAVSGAVRRLRGVLGGTGESLGVSRSCLRSLGLFQGEWVWVTPAGASSKASQPRLARVQVLEPRWDLSERLGPGSGPVGEPLADGLALVPATLAFNLGCDLLEVGELRIQRYSEGSSAPEDKGSCSMLPGPPYAKELHIEIVSSPHYSTSGNYDHVLYRHFQTPRWQEMFFKVKKTVGEAPDGPTSAYLADTTHTSLYLVGSTLSPVPRVPSGESSLWGSLSPPGLEALVTELCAALKPRLQPGGALLTGTGSVLLRGPPGSGKTTAVAAACSRLGLHLLKVPCSSLCADSSGAVETKLQATFSRARRCRPVVLLLTALDLLGRDRDGLGEDTRVVATLRRLLLDEDPLASCPPLMVVATTSRARDLPADVQTAFPHELEVPVLSEGQRLSILQALTARLPLGQEVDLAQLARRCAGFVVGDLCALLTYSSRAACTRIRNSGLAGGLSEEDERELCAAGFPLLAEDFGQALEQLQSAHSQAIGAPKIPSVSWHDVGGLQEVKKEILETIQLPLEHPELLSLGLRRSGLLLHGPPGTGKTLLAKAVATECSLTFLSVKGPELINMYVGQSEENVREVFARARAAAPCIIFFDELDSLAPSRGRSGDSGGVMDRVVSQLLAELDGLHSTQDVFVIGATNRPDLLDPALLRPGRFDKLVFMGVSEDRASQLRVLSAITRKFKLEPSVSLVTVLDHCPPQLTGADLYSLCSDAMTAALKRRVRDLEEGLEPRSSALLLTMEDLLQAAARLEPSVSEQELLRYKRIQRKFAAC, from the exons ATGGCGCTGGCCGTCTTGCGGGTCCTGGAGCCCTTCCCGAACGAGACACCCCCGTTGGCCGTGCTGCTGCCGCCCGGGGGCCCGTGGCCTGCGGCGGGGCACggcctggtgctggccctgcgGCCCGCCGGCGAGAGCCCGGTGGGGCCGGCGCTGCTGGTGGCGGCCCTGGAGGGAGCGGGCGCGGGGGTCGAGGAGCAGGGGCCCGGGCCCCCGCAGCTGCTGGTGAGCCGCGCGCTGCTGCGGCTCCTGGCGCTGGGCTCCGGGGCGCGGGTGCGGGCGCGGCCGGTGCGGCGGCCCCCGGCGCTGGGCTGGGCGTTGCTTGGTACTTGGCCGGGGCCCGGGCTCGGACCGCGGATCGGGCCGCTGCTGGTGAGGCGCGGGGAGGCCCTGCCCGTGCCCGGGCCGCGGGTGCTGGAGACGCGGCCGGCGCTGCAAGGGCTGCTGGGCCCGGGGACGCGCCTGGCGGTGACTGAGCTCCGAGGGCGGTCCAGACCGGGCCCGGAGACGGGGGACggcagccggcccccacccccgcccttggTGTCCTCCTTCGCGGTTTCCGGCGCAGTCCGGCGACTCCGGGGCGTCCTAGGGGGGACTGGAGAGTCCCTGGGGGTGAGCCGGAGTTGTCTCCGGAGCCTCGGCCTCTTCCAGGGCGAGTGGGTGTGGGTGACCCCGGCCGGAGCGTCCTCGAAGGCTTCCCAGCCCCGCTTGGCCCGGGTGCAGGTCCTGGAGCCGCGCTGGGACCTTTCTGAGCGGCTGGGACCCGGCTCTGGGCCGGTGGGAGAGCCCCTCGCCGATGGACTGGCCCTCGTGCCTGCCACTCTGGCTTTTAACCTCggctgtgacctcctggaagtGGGAGAGCTCAGAATCCAG AGATACTCGGAAGGCTCCAGCGCCCCTGAAGACAAAGGAAGCTGCTCGATGCTGCCTGGGCCTCCGTATGCCAAAGAGTTACACATCGAAATTGTGTCCTCTCCCCACTACAGCACGAGTGGGAATTATGACCACGTTCTGTATCGGCACTTTCAGACACCCAG GTGGCAGGAGATGTTCTTTAAAGTGAAGAAAACAGTTGGGGAAGCTCCAGATGGGCCAACCAGCGCCTACTTGGCCGACACCACCCATACCTCCTTGTACTTG GTGGGTTCTACCCTGAGCCCTGTTCCACGGGTCCCGTCGGGAGAATCCAGTCTCTGGGGCAGCTTATCTCCTCCGGGCCTGGAGGCCTTGGTGACCGAGCTGTGTGCTGCCCTGAAACCTCGCCTCCAGCCAGG GGGTGCCCTGCTGACGGGAACTGGCAGCGTCCTTCTACGGGGCCCCCCGGGCAGTGGGAAGACcacagcagtggctgctgcctgcaGCCGCCTCGGGCTCCACTTGCTGAAG GTGCCCTGCTCCAGCCTCTGTGCAGACAGCAGCGGGGCTGTGGAGACAAAGCTGCAGGCCACCTTCTCCCGGGCCCGGCGCTGCCGGCCTGTGGTTCTGTTGCTGACAGCCTTGGACCTTCTGGGCCGGGATCGCGACGGGCTGGGTGAGGACACCCGTGTGGTGGCCACGCTGCGTCGCCTCCTCCTTGATGAGGACCCCCTCGCCAG CTGCCCTCCACTGATGGTTGTAGCCACCACAAGCCGGGCCCGGGACCTGCCTGCTGACGTGCAGACAGCATTTCCGCATGAGCTGGAGGTGCCTGTGCTGTCAGAGGGGCAACGGCTGAGCATCCTGCAGGCCCTCACTGCCCGCCTGCCCCTGGGCCAAGAGGTGGACCTAGCACAGCTGGCTCGGCGGTGTGCA GGCTTTGTGGTAGGAGATCTCTGTGCCCTTTTGACTTACAGCAGCCGGGCAGCTTGCACCAGGATCAGGAACTCTGG TTTGGCCGGCGGCCTGAGTGAGGAGGATGAGCGGGAGCTGTGTGCTGCCGGCTTTCCGCTCCTGGCGGAGGACTTCGGGCAGGCCCTGGAGCAGCTGCAGTCAGCTCACTCCCAGGCCATCGGAGCCCCTAAG ATCCCCTCGGTGTCCTGGCACGATGTGGGCGGGCTGCAGGAGGTGAAGAAGGAGATCCTGGAGACCATCCAGCTCCCTCTAGAGCACCCTGAGCTGCTGAGCCTGGGCCTGAGGCGCTCAGGCCTCCTGCTCCACgggcctcctggcaccggcaAGACCCTCCTGGCCAAGGCAGTGGCCACTGAGTGCAGCCTTACCTTCCTCAG CGTGAAGGGGCCAGAGCTCATCAACATGTACGTGGGCCAGAGTGAGGAGAACGTCCGGGAAG TGTttgccagggccagggccgcgGCTCCCTGCATTATCTTCTTTGACGAACTGGACTCCTTGGCCCCAAGCCGGGGGCGAAGCGGAGACTCTGGAGGTGTGATGGACAG GGTGGTgtcccagctgctggctgagcTGGACGGGCTTCACAGCACTCAGGACGTGTTTGTGATCGGAGCCACCAACAGACCAGACCTCCTGGACCCTGCCCTCCTGCGGCCTGGCAG ATTTGACAAGCTGGTGTTTATGGGGGTGAGCGAGGACCGTGCCTCCCAGCTCCGTGTTCTGAGCGCCATCACACGCAA ATTCAAGTTGGAGCCCTCCGTGAGCTTGGTGACTGTGCTGgaccactgccctccccagctgaccGGTGCGGACCTCTACTCCCTCTGTTCTGATGCCATGACAGCTGCCCTCAAACGCAGGGTTCGGGACCTGGAGGAAG ggctggagcccaggagcTCAGCACTGCTGCTCACCATGGAGGACCTGCTGCAGGCCGCCGCCCGCCTGGAGCCCTCCGTCAGTGAGCAGGAACTGCTCCGCTACAAGCGCATCCAGCGCAAGTTTGCCGCCTGCTAG
- the GNMT gene encoding glycine N-methyltransferase, translating to MRGRLPQSQVRGRMVDSVYRTRSLGVAAEGLPDQYADGEAARVWQLYIGDTRSRTAEYKAWLLGLLRQHGCQRVLDVACGTGVDSIMLVEEGFSVTSVDASDKMLKYALKERWNRRHEPAFDKWVIEEANWMTLDKDVPQPPEGGFDAVICLGNSFAHLPDCKGDQSEHRLALKNIANMVRPGGLLVIDHRNYDHILSTGCAPPGKNIYYKSDLTKDITTSVLTVNNKAHMVTLDYTVQVPGAGQDGSLGLSKFRLSYYPHCLTSFTELLRAAFGGKCQHSILGDFKPYKPGQAYIPCYFIHVLKRTD from the exons ATGCGGGGCCGCTTGCCGCAGAGCCAGGtgcgtggcaggatggtggacaGCGTGTACCGGACCCGCTCGCTGGGGGTGGCGGCGGAGGGGCTCCCGGACCAGTACGCAGATGGAGAGGCGGCGCGCGTGTGGCAGCTCTACATCGGCGACACCCGCAGCCGCACGGCCGAGTACAAGGCCTGGCTGCTCGGGCTGCTGCGCCAGCACGGCTGCCAGCGGGTGCTCGACGTGGCCTGCGGCACCGG GGTGGACTCCATCATGCTGGTGGAAGAGGGCTTCAGCGTGACCAGTGTGGACGCCAGTGACAAGATGCTGAAATATGCGCTTAAGGAGCGCTGGAACCGGCGGCATGAGCCCGCCTTCGACAAGTGGG TCATTGAGGAAGCCAACTGGATGACTCTGGACAAAGATGTGCCCCAGCCACCAGAGGGCGGCTTCGATGCTGTCATCTGCCTTGGAAACAGTTTTGCTCACTTGCCAGACTGCAAAG GGGACCAGAGTGAGCACCGTCTGGCGCTGAAGAACATTGCGAACATGGTGCGACCAGGGGGCTTGCTGGTCATCGATCATCGTAACTACGACCACATCCTCAGCACAGGCTGTGCGCCCCCAGGAAAGAACATCTACTATAAG AGTGACTTGACCAAGGACATCACGACCTCAGTGCTGACAGTGAACAACAAGGCCCACATGGTGACCCTGGACTACACGGTGCAGGTGCCGGGAGCTGGCCAGGACGGCTCTCTTGGCTTGAG TAAGTTTCGGCTCTCCTACTACCCTCACTGTCTAACGTCCTTCACCGAGTTGCTCCGAGCAGCCTTTGGGGGCAAGTGCCAGCACAGCATCCTGGGCGACTTCAAGCCTTACAAGCCAGGCCAGGCCTACATTCCCTGCTATTTCATCCATGTGCTCAAGAGGACGGACTGA